The following DNA comes from Capsicum annuum cultivar UCD-10X-F1 unplaced genomic scaffold, UCD10Xv1.1 ctg3730, whole genome shotgun sequence.
CGTTAACTAGCCGTTGGAGTAATACAGGAATGCTCATTAATATTGTGCGAGAACTTTCTCTAATCTTACATCAAACTAACCTTTAACAAGCCGTTAGTAACATATGAATGCTTATTATTGATTTGGATAATCTTTCTTACTCTAATATTGTTATGTTTACTTACTATTTGATAAAATTGACATTAATGAAACCAAACTAGCCGTTAACTAACCGTTTGGGTTAACACCTATAAATAGAAGGCATTATTTTGGAGATTGAAATATagaattctttagatttatttGAAACACCCTCTACCAAGAAAGACAGGTAAGATTTGTATACATCCTACCTTCTTAAACTCTACTTGTGAAATTACATTGGTTTATTATTGGTTGTTCTTATCTTCTAATATGCTgaattttctttcttgatttgtttctGTCCCAATTTATAACTGAACATGTTTAGTGAATCTTGAGCACAAGTCTAATTATCTTATTCATTATTGAGACACCTTAAGCTAATTGTGATCCATAGGAAGTACTACTTTCACAAAAATCTATACTACTCTATAAAGAGATGTATGTCCATGAAATTACATTGAATGTATTATCGCTCATACTACAAATAAGTAATAACCTTTTGAAGTTTGTCCGTTAATAGAAACACATGATAAAGTGAACTTTGGGTACTTCTTTTAAACTATTTAAATTGCTTACTTTCTAAAACAAGTATAAATTCATTAAGTGTTCATTAATAATAGACATTTTGAACTCCACTCATGAAATTACACTATATAGATTATTGTTATATAGATTCGCCATGAAAACCTGTTCAGCAAATCTTAATTATGAATTGCATTCAAAGAGTAATTTATAAActaattttttgtacttttttgctAGAGAAATTGCAGGTAATTGAGGAATTATGTTTTGATTTCTATTTCCATCCATGGATGAAACTGCCAAGCGACACTGTACCGAAGATGTTGGTGGCGGCAGCAGTGGCGAAAAAGGAGGAGGAAGCTCCGATGGCGATTTTGAGCCGTCAATGGGTAGATTTACGGATCATATAATAATTGATGTGTTGGAAAAAATAGATTTGGCATCTCTTTGCACCGCTGCTTGTGTCTCTCCAACCTTCAATTCTGCCGTTGCATATCGTCTTCCTTTTGTTTCGTCTTCCGATCTTTCTGCAAGTTgattttgcttcttcttttttttctaattaaatgcCCTAAGTTTATTGTGTATGATTTACTAGTTGACTAGCCAAAACTACTGGAGGCCTTTTCTGGGTTTCACTTTGCTAATGCGTATGTGGGCATTAGCAAGTGTAGCTGGTTCAAACATTCATGATAAGATAGTGTGATGAATCCTCTTATTATTGAATAGAGTAAAATGCATGTGGAGAATGTAGTATAAACGACTGTCCACTTGACCATCTTTAGTTTTGCTAAATGCGATTCTTACTTCTGAGATGAACTTTTAATACTAGTATCTTTGATTTATAGGGATTCTATCTGGATGAAGAGACTCTAAAACATGTTGTGCGTAGGGTCCAGGAGCCAAGAGTTTAACTATTGAGTGCCTCCGAATGAGGAATGATTCCTCCATCATCAATATTCTCGGTGAGCATATCGAAGATTTGAGTTTGCTCAAATGTACCCGTCTGTCTTACGACATATTGGAGAAAGGTGCCCCAACTTAAGGTATTCTCCTATGTCAACTTATCGGTAAATTGTTATGAAATTCTTCCTTGGTTATAGTTTCACATCTTTGATGATAAGAACTTTAGAAGTGGTTACAAATTGCAATCAATTTATCAGGGCTTAGAAGGCGTTCGTCGCCTCCATTGATGGATTTCAGACTGTTATTATCCTGAAATTCTCTCTGCATAAATGGATTTTATTTAGATCTAATGGTTCACTGGAGCCATTATCTTTCCACTTGCTGAAGCTGATTTGTTGATTATATCTGAAGCAGATTTGTTGTTTTAAATAAATCGTTTGGGTACCAAttcatttaaatttgaaatttgtttCTTTGCTGACCCTTGATGATATCTGAACTTCTTTAGTCTGTTTGGGTATAGAAAACTTGAACTGCATTAGCTTTTGCACTTGGCATTCATTAATTTCACTCTATATCTCCACCTTCGGAAGATGGAACAGTCGAGATATAATAATGCTCATTGTGGTTACACCAACAATATCTTGCTTTCATACTCTTGTCACTTCTTCCTGGATTTGTTTCCAATGTACGTTTTAttatttcccctttttcttttttctgaatCAGGTCCTTGCTTATAGAATTTGCTGGGTGTGATGCACCAGAACTTTTCAAAAGGAAACTTGCAGTAATGCTCCAAAAGGTGCCCATGTAGAGGTAAAGTATTCTCATCTTTCACATATTTgtcctctctttcttcttcaaattgtCCCTGATGCCTCTTCAAGCTAATTACTCTTTAGAACAAGAGTTTTCCTTTGATGGTCAATTTCATGAGTACTTTTCTTTCCTGCAGTCGCTGTCCATAACAATCCGAGGGACCTCACGTGATGTATTTGATGTACGACCTCTTGGACAATTTCTGCCCCCaagtttaaaaaaattgaagttacaGCAAATGGATGCACGCCTCTTTGTCTTGTGGTTAGATGCAGTCAGGAAAATCCCTCTGTTCAACTTGCGAAGCTTGTCTCTTGTCTTGGACCTTATATCAGATGATCTTCTCATCACAGTTGTGCATTCTCTTCCTCATTTGGTAGAGCTGGATCTTGAAGACAGACCTTTTACATTGTCATCGGTAGGGGACTTGACCAACATTGGACTACAGGCTCTGAAGTTCTGCGAGTGTCTAATTGCCCTCTCAATTGTTCGAAGTAAAATGAATTGTCCTGCTTCATTTACAAGAGTGGACAATAAAGGCATGTTCCATGTTTCTGAAGGTTGTAAAAGGTTGGAATCAGTGAAACTTGGTGGGTTTGCAAAGGGTACTGAAGCTGGATATTCGTCAATTCTGTACTCATGCCGGAATCTGAAGAAATTTGAAGTGTTGACTTCACCTCTATTATCAGACTCAGTGATTGATAATATGAAAGGAGTTGCAAGGTCCGTAGTTGAATTAAGGTTGTCATCATGCAGTCTTCTAACTAGTGAAGCTTTGGAGAATTTGTCCTCGTTTCGTAAGTTGGAGGTACTTGACACAAGTGGGTGCGAACGCATTGGAGATCGGGCTCCCTTCTACATATCAAAAGTTACTACACTCACAAGACTAAACTTAGCAAAAGCTCGCATCACCGATGTGGGTCTTGCTCTTCTCGGTGCGGGAGACTTACCAATTGTGCAGTTGTGCATCAGAAAATGTGAGAAAGTAACTGACAAGGGAATTAAGTCTTTATTTCATGCCGATAGGAAAATTTGCAAGACGTTATCGGTGTTGG
Coding sequences within:
- the LOC124891557 gene encoding F-box protein At-B-like translates to MPLQANYSLEQEFSFDGQFHEYFSFLQSLSITIRGTSRDVFDVRPLGQFLPPSLKKLKLQQMDARLFVLWLDAVRKIPLFNLRSLSLVLDLISDDLLITVVHSLPHLVELDLEDRPFTLSSVGDLTNIGLQALKFCECLIALSIVRSKMNCPASFTRVDNKGMFHVSEGCKRLESVKLGGFAKGTEAGYSSILYSCRNLKKFEVLTSPLLSDSVIDNMKGVARSVVELRLSSCSLLTSEALENLSSFRKLEVLDTSGCERIGDRAPFYISKVTTLTRLNLAKARITDVGLALLGAGDLPIVQLCIRKCEKVTDKGIKSLFHADRKICKTLSVLDVGYIPKITDAAIFTIATAAKALTDLSLRFCNGVTDAAVQMLMDRPNHNSSQLQMLDLCSCRGLSAEAIMLPLPLYAFHRLRWLGIGLTDIVAKEAFSPQSARRNPGLLCAVFAVTLGAVMAGNGTKSDD